Proteins from a genomic interval of Mustela lutreola isolate mMusLut2 chromosome 4, mMusLut2.pri, whole genome shotgun sequence:
- the PAX4 gene encoding paired box protein Pax-4: protein MPQDGISSVNQLGGLFVNGRPLPLGTRQQIVQLAVSGMRPCDISRSLKVSNGCVSKILARYYRTGVLEPKGIGGSKPRLATPPVVARIAQLKGECPALFAWEIQRQLCAEGLCTQDKIPSVSSINRVLRALQEDQRLPWAQFRSPAVLAPTPHTPHGGSEAPRGPHPGTGHRNRTIFSPDQAEALEKEFQRGQYPDSVARGKLAAATSLPEDTVRVWFSNRRAKWRRQEKLKWEMQIPGASQDLSLPSTSPGATSAQQSPCSVPTAVLPALESLGPSCYQLCWGTAPDRCLSDTPPQASLKPCWGKNPQASSLDSVLLCHPCPSFHCPHCQSWCR, encoded by the exons ATGCCGCAGGATG GGATCAGCAGTGTGAATCAGCTGGGGGGGCTTTTTGTGAATGGCCGACCCCTGCCCCTGGGCACCCGGCAGCAGATCGTGCAGTTGGCAGTCAGCGGGATGCGCCCCTGTGACATCTCCCGGAGTCTTAAG GTATCTAATGGCTGTGTGAGCAAGATCCTAGCACGTTATTACCGCACTGGTGTCTTGGAGCCCAAGGGGATCGGGGGAAGCAAGCCACGTCTGGCCACACCCCCTGTGGTAGCTCGAATTGCCCAGCTGAAGGGTGAGTGTCCTGCCCTCTTTGCCTGGGAGATCCAACGCCAGCTCTGTGCCGAAGGGCTCTGCACACAGGACAAGATTCCCAGT GTCTCCTCCATCAACCGTGTCCTGCGGGCACTCCAGGAGGACCAGAGACTGCCCTGGGCACAGTTCAGATCTCCAG CTGTTTTGGCTCCCACCCCTCACACTCCCCATGGTGGCTCTGAGGCTCCCCGGGGTCCCCACCCAGGGACTGGCCACCGGAATCGGACTATCTTCTCCCCAGACCAAGCCGAGGCGCTGGAGAAAG AGTTCCAGCGTGGGCAGTATCCCGATTCAGTGGCCCGTGGAAAGCTGGCtgctgccacctctctgcctgagGATACCGTGAGG GTCTGGTTTTCCAACAGAAGAGCCAAATGGCGCCGACAAGAGAAGCTCAAGTGGGAAATGCAGATTCCAG GTGCTTCCCAGGATCTGAGTCTACCAAGTACCTCCCCAGGGGCCACTTCAGCACAG CAGTCACCTTGCAGTGTGCCCACAGCGGTCCTGCCTGCCCTTGAATCCTTGGGTCCCTCCTGCTATCAGCTGTGCTGGGGGACAGCACCAGACAGGTGCCTCAGTgacaccccaccccaggcctctCTCAAGCCCTGCTGGGGTAAGAATCCACAAGCTAG CTCCCTGGATTCAGTCCTGCTCTGCCACCCTTGTCCTTCCTTCCATTGCCCCCATTGCCAGTCTTGGTGCCGCTGA